A single region of the Acidithiobacillus acidisediminis genome encodes:
- the murD gene encoding UDP-N-acetylmuramoyl-L-alanine--D-glutamate ligase, with product MNNWRGRKVAIAGAGKTGETLLRFALASGASCSLWDTRAQLDPQEWQQRYPQVDCHFGTWPEDAFLPYAQVLCSPGLSPQLPALAAARRAGIPLWGDIELFAQSARAPVIAITGSNGKSTVTTLVGEMAQAAGLRVAVGGNLGTPALDLLPEPGAAEPELYVLELSSFQLEYCESLRPRAAAILNISPDHLDWHGDFARYVGAKWRIAQRMGAGDILVLPSEDAELQQLPATLSPDLSVRRFGPAAAGEIVDGQLRIDGQALLSCTELRIAGRHNQENALAAALLADALAIPRSDIQQALRDFAGLPHRLQWIAKVGGVDYYDDSKGTNLGASLRAIEALPPPLVLILGGDAKGADLRPLAKACVGQRGAVLLGKAEKDLTQILTGVLPLRRTGGAGMAECVRQAAALAQAGDRVLLSPACASLDMFQDYQDRGRQFAAAVHALAGGEHA from the coding sequence ATGAACAACTGGCGAGGACGCAAGGTGGCCATAGCCGGAGCGGGAAAGACCGGCGAAACCCTGCTGCGCTTTGCCCTGGCTAGCGGCGCAAGTTGCAGTCTCTGGGACACCCGCGCGCAGCTGGACCCGCAGGAATGGCAGCAACGCTATCCCCAGGTCGACTGCCACTTTGGTACCTGGCCGGAAGACGCCTTCCTGCCCTATGCGCAGGTTCTCTGCAGTCCTGGCCTGTCGCCGCAGCTGCCCGCCCTGGCTGCCGCACGGCGCGCTGGCATTCCGCTGTGGGGGGACATCGAACTGTTTGCCCAAAGCGCCCGGGCGCCCGTGATCGCCATCACCGGCAGCAATGGCAAGAGTACCGTCACCACCCTGGTCGGCGAGATGGCGCAGGCCGCGGGTCTGCGCGTCGCCGTGGGGGGCAACCTCGGCACGCCCGCCCTGGATCTTTTACCGGAACCGGGTGCCGCAGAGCCGGAACTTTACGTGCTGGAGCTATCCAGCTTCCAGTTGGAATACTGCGAGAGTTTGCGTCCCCGCGCCGCCGCTATCCTCAACATCAGTCCGGATCATCTGGACTGGCACGGCGATTTTGCCCGTTATGTGGGCGCGAAATGGCGTATCGCGCAGCGGATGGGAGCTGGAGACATCCTGGTTCTACCGAGTGAGGATGCAGAGTTGCAGCAGCTTCCCGCCACGCTCTCACCCGATTTGTCGGTACGTCGTTTCGGCCCAGCGGCGGCGGGCGAGATCGTCGATGGCCAATTACGGATCGATGGCCAGGCCCTTCTTTCTTGCACGGAACTGCGCATTGCTGGCCGCCACAATCAGGAAAATGCTTTGGCCGCAGCCCTCCTTGCCGATGCCCTGGCCATCCCGCGCTCCGACATCCAGCAGGCGTTGCGCGACTTTGCCGGCCTCCCCCATCGCCTGCAGTGGATCGCCAAAGTGGGGGGCGTGGATTACTACGATGACTCCAAGGGCACCAATCTGGGCGCGAGCCTGCGCGCCATCGAGGCACTTCCGCCCCCCCTCGTCCTGATTCTGGGCGGGGACGCCAAGGGCGCAGATTTGCGCCCCCTGGCCAAGGCCTGTGTGGGACAGCGCGGCGCCGTACTGCTTGGCAAGGCGGAAAAGGATCTGACACAGATCCTGACAGGGGTATTGCCGCTGCGACGGACGGGAGGGGCCGGGATGGCAGAGTGTGTGCGTCAAGCCGCCGCCCTCGCCCAGGCAGGCGATCGCGTCCTCCTCTCGCCTGCGTGCGCCAGCCTCGATATGTTTCAGGATTATCAGGACCGGGGTCGGCAATTTGCCGCCGCCGTCCACGCCCTCGCTGGAGGTGAGCATGCATAA
- the mraY gene encoding phospho-N-acetylmuramoyl-pentapeptide-transferase codes for MLYYLLLQLQGVYHGFHVFSYLTLRGVLSILTALILSLGLGPIVIARLRRYKIGQMVRSDGPETHLSKQGTPTMGGALILLVVLLTTLLWSDLRNPMVWIAMLTTLAFGAIGFIDDWRKLRRKNTKGLSARGKYGLQSLFAGAAAIALYLWGEGSTPHSLIIPFVPHLLIPLGVGFVVFSYFVIVGTSNAVNLTDGLDGLAIVPTVMVAGALGIFSYVAGNAVFAHYLELPFVPGAGQLLIFCGALVGAGLGFLWFNTYPAEVFMGDTGALALGAALAIIAIVARQELVLVIMGGVFVVETLSVMIQVTSFRLTGKRVFRMAPLHHHYEKKGWPEPRVAVRFWIITVILVLIGLSSLKIR; via the coding sequence ATGCTCTACTACCTCCTCCTTCAACTGCAGGGCGTCTACCACGGTTTTCACGTCTTTTCCTATCTGACCCTGCGCGGGGTTCTGAGTATCTTGACCGCCCTGATTCTCTCTCTCGGGCTTGGCCCCATCGTCATTGCGCGGCTGCGCCGATACAAGATTGGCCAGATGGTGCGCAGCGATGGTCCGGAAACGCATCTCAGCAAGCAAGGAACGCCCACCATGGGTGGGGCCTTGATCCTCCTGGTGGTACTCCTGACCACCCTGCTCTGGTCGGATCTGCGCAATCCGATGGTCTGGATTGCTATGCTGACGACCCTGGCCTTCGGTGCGATTGGCTTCATTGATGACTGGCGGAAGCTGCGGCGCAAAAACACCAAAGGCCTCTCGGCGCGGGGTAAATATGGGCTGCAGTCCTTGTTCGCTGGCGCTGCCGCCATTGCGCTGTATCTTTGGGGCGAGGGAAGCACGCCGCACAGCCTGATCATCCCCTTCGTGCCCCATTTACTCATCCCGCTCGGCGTCGGTTTCGTCGTTTTCAGTTATTTCGTTATCGTCGGCACCTCCAACGCCGTCAATCTGACCGATGGCCTCGATGGCTTGGCGATTGTGCCAACGGTGATGGTCGCCGGCGCTTTGGGGATCTTCAGTTATGTCGCCGGCAATGCGGTCTTTGCCCACTATCTCGAGCTGCCCTTCGTGCCGGGCGCAGGACAACTGCTCATCTTCTGCGGCGCACTGGTTGGCGCTGGACTCGGCTTTCTGTGGTTCAACACCTATCCGGCGGAAGTCTTCATGGGCGACACCGGTGCCTTGGCCCTTGGCGCGGCCCTGGCCATCATCGCCATCGTTGCCCGCCAGGAGCTAGTTCTGGTGATCATGGGCGGGGTCTTCGTCGTCGAAACCCTCTCGGTAATGATCCAGGTCACTTCCTTTCGTCTTACGGGAAAACGGGTCTTCCGCATGGCCCCCCTGCACCACCATTACGAGAAAAAGGGCTGGCCGGAGCCGCGCGTCGCCGTGCGTTTCTGGATCATCACCGTGATTCTCGTACTGATCGGCCTGTCGAGCCTGAAGATCCGATGA